Proteins from a single region of Geothrix sp. PMB-07:
- a CDS encoding DUF3187 family protein, which yields MGISTVRLAAQETPRPNRVAWFEGFPEPLPEGVNEIALEATSQMLRPDLEHSSDLRTFARLDGEEWQLTGDWATRLGSTRMNVRARLASRSGGIADQAMWNWHQMFSLPQGGREDAPKNRLAYHLERDGKVVGDLSRPGLRLMDLDVAWIRPFGTADSGGRVGVSVQLPTGKQADFSGDGGTDGLFGGALWQRYGHWKVFGQLERVVLGLPKDSPLRTVMDKTSFSRAWASLAWQGEGPGLLSGLGIEVALGYAGSPYRVGLSRLDRAGWQQHWTFHHTRLPRWRFGFSEEAGTFVAPDVSAFVAYRLAAVAK from the coding sequence TTGGGGATTTCAACGGTTCGCCTCGCTGCCCAGGAAACGCCCAGGCCCAACCGTGTGGCCTGGTTCGAAGGGTTTCCCGAGCCACTGCCGGAAGGCGTGAATGAGATCGCCCTGGAAGCCACCAGCCAGATGCTGCGGCCGGACTTGGAGCACAGCTCGGATTTGCGCACCTTCGCCCGCCTGGACGGGGAGGAATGGCAGCTCACCGGAGACTGGGCCACGCGGCTGGGCTCCACCCGAATGAATGTGCGGGCCCGCTTGGCCTCGCGCTCGGGGGGGATCGCCGATCAGGCCATGTGGAATTGGCATCAGATGTTCAGCCTTCCGCAGGGCGGGCGCGAGGATGCCCCCAAGAACCGCCTTGCCTACCACCTGGAACGGGATGGCAAAGTGGTGGGCGACCTCTCCCGGCCGGGGCTGCGGCTCATGGATCTGGACGTGGCCTGGATCCGGCCCTTCGGCACGGCGGATTCCGGTGGCCGCGTGGGTGTCTCCGTCCAGCTGCCCACGGGCAAGCAGGCGGATTTCTCCGGGGACGGCGGCACGGACGGGCTGTTCGGCGGGGCCCTCTGGCAGCGCTACGGCCACTGGAAGGTGTTCGGCCAGCTAGAACGGGTGGTGCTGGGCCTGCCCAAGGACAGTCCCCTGCGCACGGTCATGGACAAGACCTCCTTCAGCCGCGCCTGGGCCAGCCTGGCCTGGCAGGGCGAGGGGCCGGGTCTGCTCTCGGGCTTGGGTATCGAAGTGGCCCTGGGCTATGCGGGCAGCCCCTACCGGGTGGGCCTGTCCCGGCTGGATCGGGCCGGCTGGCAGCAGCACTGGACCTTCCACCACACCCGTCTCCCCCGCTGGCGCTTTGGCTTCAGCGAAGAGGCCGGCACCTTCGTGGCCCCGGATGTATCGGCCTTCGTGGCCTATCGCTTAGCGGCCGTTGCGAAATAG
- the lysS gene encoding lysine--tRNA ligase: MQPNQYRDVRLEKLQKLKDLGVEPWPRKAKRSHGIAELAATYADAETWTNEKLEGLGLTVSVMGRILTIREMGKSVFAHLTENGEKVQGFFRMNDLSEAHWELIKLLDMGDFISITGPLMRTKTGELSVRVKEIQFLSKALLPLPEKWHGLQDKEQRYRQRYLDLVSNGDVLKTFQTRSRIVSAVRRFMEGQGYLEVETPMMQPIPGGATARPFITHHNALDMDLYLRIAPELYLKRLIVGGFEKVFEINRSFRNEGISVRHNPEFTMMEMYEAGSDLRDMMALTEKLFETVTRDVMGSQQLPWGEAMISYAAPFRRLTMKDAIAEYGGIERRLLEDGDCVRSLAKAVHIEDVDKKTVGTLLGDLFEHHAEKQLIQPTFITDYPIELSPLTKTLEGDDRFVDRFELFIGGMELANAYSELNDPVDQMGRFQAQMDEREAGNDEAMLLDQDFVTSLEHGLPPTGGEGIGIDRLVMLLTNSASIRDVILFPLMRPMKPSETPDAED; the protein is encoded by the coding sequence ATGCAGCCCAACCAGTACCGCGACGTGCGCCTCGAGAAGCTCCAGAAGCTGAAGGACCTGGGCGTGGAACCCTGGCCCCGGAAGGCGAAGCGGTCCCATGGCATCGCGGAATTGGCGGCGACCTATGCGGATGCGGAGACTTGGACCAACGAGAAGCTGGAGGGCCTTGGGCTCACGGTATCGGTCATGGGTCGCATTCTCACCATCCGCGAGATGGGCAAGAGCGTGTTCGCCCACCTCACCGAGAACGGCGAGAAGGTGCAGGGCTTCTTCCGCATGAACGACCTTTCGGAAGCTCACTGGGAGCTCATCAAGCTCCTGGACATGGGCGATTTCATCAGCATCACGGGCCCCCTCATGCGCACCAAGACGGGTGAGCTGAGCGTGCGCGTGAAGGAGATCCAGTTCCTGAGCAAGGCGCTGCTGCCGCTCCCCGAGAAGTGGCATGGCCTGCAGGACAAGGAGCAGCGGTATCGCCAGCGGTACCTGGATCTCGTCTCCAACGGCGACGTGCTGAAGACCTTCCAGACCCGTTCGCGCATCGTAAGCGCCGTGCGGCGCTTCATGGAAGGACAGGGCTACCTGGAGGTGGAAACGCCCATGATGCAGCCCATCCCAGGTGGCGCCACGGCCCGGCCCTTCATCACGCACCACAATGCCCTGGACATGGACCTCTACCTTCGGATCGCGCCGGAACTGTATCTGAAGCGTCTCATCGTGGGCGGCTTCGAGAAGGTGTTCGAGATCAATCGCAGCTTCCGCAACGAAGGCATCAGCGTCCGGCATAATCCCGAATTCACCATGATGGAAATGTACGAGGCGGGCAGCGACCTGCGCGACATGATGGCCCTCACGGAGAAGCTGTTCGAGACCGTCACCCGTGATGTCATGGGTTCCCAGCAGCTGCCCTGGGGCGAGGCGATGATCTCCTACGCCGCACCCTTCCGGCGCCTCACCATGAAAGATGCCATCGCGGAGTACGGCGGCATCGAGCGGCGTCTCCTGGAGGATGGGGATTGCGTGCGCAGCCTGGCCAAGGCCGTGCACATCGAGGACGTGGACAAGAAGACCGTGGGCACCCTGCTGGGCGACCTCTTCGAGCACCACGCCGAGAAGCAGCTCATCCAGCCCACCTTCATCACCGACTACCCCATCGAGCTGTCGCCCCTGACCAAGACACTGGAAGGCGACGACCGCTTCGTGGACCGCTTCGAGCTGTTCATCGGCGGCATGGAACTGGCCAACGCCTACTCAGAGTTGAACGATCCCGTCGACCAGATGGGCCGCTTCCAGGCCCAGATGGATGAACGGGAGGCAGGCAACGACGAAGCCATGCTGCTGGATCAGGACTTTGTCACCAGCCTGGAGCATGGCCTGCCCCCCACCGGTGGTGAAGGCATCGGCATCGATCGCCTGGTCATGCTGCTCACCAACAGCGCCAGCATCCGCGACGTCATCCTGTTCCCGCTCATGCGGCCCATGAAACCCAGCGAAACGCCTGACGCGGAAGATTGA
- a CDS encoding DegT/DnrJ/EryC1/StrS aminotransferase family protein, which yields MPVPMLELAPQNAAVKTKVLEGLTGLIDRSAFILGENVKGLEAEISAYAGAAHAVAMSSGTDAQLVALMALGVGHGDEVIVPSFTFFATAGVVSRLGAKPVFIDLEPATFNATGALVEAAITPRTKAIMPVHLFGQLADMPSILAVAQKHGIPVVEDACQSLGAKGWGKSAGQFGDLTAYSFYPTKNLGAFGDAGMTAIRDDAALASRVRRMRVHGMEPVYVHHEVGMNGRMDEFQALVLRAKLPMLDGWHEGRRAHAKWYLERMKGLTADEVLLPLEVVPDGRHIYNQFTIRVKGGKRDALQAHLKERGIGSAIYYPICLHEQPCFKDLGYKAGQLPESERAAKEVLSLPVYPEMTEAMREEVAAAILGFFGKK from the coding sequence ATGCCTGTCCCGATGCTTGAGCTCGCCCCGCAGAACGCCGCCGTCAAGACGAAGGTGCTGGAGGGCCTCACGGGCCTCATCGATCGCTCGGCCTTCATCCTCGGTGAGAATGTCAAGGGCCTGGAGGCGGAGATCTCCGCCTACGCGGGCGCAGCCCATGCGGTGGCCATGTCCAGCGGCACCGATGCCCAGCTCGTGGCCCTCATGGCCCTGGGTGTGGGACACGGCGACGAGGTGATTGTTCCCAGCTTCACCTTCTTCGCCACGGCGGGTGTGGTGTCGCGCTTGGGTGCCAAGCCGGTCTTCATCGATCTGGAACCAGCGACTTTCAACGCCACGGGCGCCCTGGTGGAGGCGGCCATCACGCCCCGCACGAAGGCCATCATGCCCGTGCACCTCTTCGGGCAGCTGGCGGACATGCCGAGCATTCTGGCCGTGGCCCAGAAGCACGGCATCCCGGTGGTGGAGGACGCCTGTCAGAGCCTGGGCGCCAAGGGCTGGGGCAAGTCCGCCGGGCAGTTCGGTGATCTGACGGCCTACAGTTTCTATCCCACCAAGAACCTGGGCGCTTTCGGTGATGCAGGCATGACCGCCATCCGCGATGACGCGGCGCTGGCGAGCCGGGTGCGCCGCATGCGCGTGCACGGCATGGAACCCGTCTATGTGCACCATGAGGTGGGCATGAACGGGCGCATGGACGAATTCCAGGCCCTGGTGCTCCGCGCCAAGCTGCCCATGCTCGATGGTTGGCATGAGGGCCGCCGCGCCCACGCCAAGTGGTACCTCGAGCGCATGAAGGGCCTGACCGCCGATGAGGTGCTGCTGCCCCTGGAGGTGGTGCCCGATGGCCGCCACATCTACAACCAGTTCACCATCCGCGTGAAGGGCGGCAAGCGTGATGCGCTGCAGGCCCACCTCAAGGAGCGCGGCATCGGCAGTGCCATCTACTACCCCATCTGCCTGCACGAGCAGCCCTGCTTCAAGGATCTGGGTTACAAGGCCGGCCAGCTGCCGGAATCCGAGCGAGCCGCCAAGGAAGTGCTGAGTCTGCCTGTCTACCCCGAGATGACGGAGGCCATGCGGGAGGAAGTGGCCGCGGCGATCTTGGGCTTCTTCGGCAAGAAGTAG
- a CDS encoding winged helix-turn-helix domain-containing protein, with product MTKPTQQAATIRIRIAYGENIAIGQGKADLLEAISRVGSISAAARELDMSYRKAWMLVDEMNQSFKSPVVVAVKGGLQGGGAQVTPLGQEALARFRVIQAKASEAIAEDVKAFRKRLFS from the coding sequence ATGACCAAGCCCACCCAGCAGGCCGCCACCATCCGCATCCGCATCGCCTATGGAGAGAACATCGCCATCGGGCAAGGCAAGGCGGATCTGCTTGAAGCCATCAGCCGCGTGGGTTCCATTTCCGCAGCCGCCCGCGAACTGGACATGAGCTACCGCAAGGCGTGGATGCTCGTGGACGAGATGAATCAGAGTTTCAAGTCACCGGTGGTGGTGGCAGTCAAGGGCGGGCTACAGGGCGGCGGCGCCCAGGTGACGCCTTTGGGCCAGGAGGCCCTGGCCCGGTTCCGGGTCATCCAGGCCAAGGCCTCTGAAGCCATCGCTGAGGATGTGAAGGCGTTCCGGAAACGCCTCTTCTCCTGA
- a CDS encoding substrate-binding domain-containing protein, with product MQRSTLKRWSISLASAMASLLLAAAPPTQAKVAQPTVILATTTSTQDSGLLDELIPLFEKQTGYQIKTIAVGSGQAIAMGKRGEADVLLVHSPDAEKGLVADGAGINRRIVMHNDFVLLGTPADPAGVAKHTAQESFQRIAAAKALFISRGDNSGTHAMELKLWKAAGVAVEGQAWYQQTGQGMGQTLAVAAEKKAYTLSDRGTFLALRKNLGLAILHEGDPSLRNVYHVIELNPTRFPKVNSAGGRAFADFLVSKAVQARIKEFGIKLYGSPLFFPDADVPEVDAGRR from the coding sequence ATGCAGCGATCCACGCTCAAACGCTGGAGCATTTCCCTGGCCTCCGCCATGGCGTCGCTCCTTCTGGCTGCCGCACCGCCGACCCAGGCGAAGGTCGCCCAGCCCACAGTGATCCTGGCCACCACCACCAGCACTCAGGATTCGGGCCTGCTGGATGAACTCATCCCACTCTTCGAGAAGCAGACGGGCTACCAGATCAAGACCATCGCGGTGGGCTCTGGCCAGGCCATCGCCATGGGCAAGCGCGGTGAGGCCGATGTGCTGCTGGTCCATTCCCCCGACGCCGAAAAGGGCCTGGTGGCCGATGGTGCGGGCATCAACCGCCGCATCGTCATGCACAACGATTTCGTGCTGCTCGGCACTCCCGCCGATCCCGCAGGCGTGGCCAAACACACCGCCCAGGAGAGCTTTCAGCGCATCGCTGCCGCGAAGGCGCTCTTCATCTCCCGTGGCGACAACTCCGGCACCCACGCCATGGAGCTGAAGCTCTGGAAGGCCGCAGGCGTCGCCGTGGAGGGCCAGGCCTGGTACCAGCAGACGGGCCAGGGCATGGGGCAGACCCTGGCCGTGGCCGCGGAAAAGAAGGCTTACACATTGTCAGATCGGGGCACTTTTCTCGCCCTGCGAAAAAACCTTGGGCTAGCCATTCTGCATGAAGGCGATCCCTCCCTCAGGAATGTCTACCATGTCATCGAGCTAAACCCGACGCGCTTCCCCAAGGTGAACAGCGCCGGAGGCCGCGCCTTTGCTGACTTCCTGGTGTCAAAAGCTGTCCAGGCACGGATCAAAGAATTCGGAATCAAGCTTTATGGATCGCCGTTATTCTTTCCCGATGCCGACGTTCCGGAAGTGGACGCCGGAAGGAGATAG
- the pruA gene encoding L-glutamate gamma-semialdehyde dehydrogenase, producing the protein MSNAIFSLPESHNEAILSYAPGSKERALLKAELERQFNQEIEIPLIIGGKEVRTGKIQKAVCPHDHQHVLARYHEAGEAEIRLAIDAALAAKKDWEATPWQDRAAIFHKMASLISGKYRYILNAATMLNQSKSAYQAEIDATCETADFLRFNAKFMEDIYKQQPISDPHVWNRVDYRPLEGFVLAVTPFNFTAIGANLATAPAIMGNTVVWKPASTSVLSNYYLMQLFKEAGLPDGVINFIPGRGSVIGKIVLDDPNFAGLHFTGSTGVFNSMWKTIGDNLSRYKSYPRLVGETGGKDYIFMHASADLEETTAAIVRAGFEYQGQKCSACSRVYIPASRWAEVKERILALLAEIKMGDVRDFRNFFNAVIDEAAFDQTMKYIELARNAKDAEIIAGGKGDKSKGYFIEPTVVVTTDPKFVTMEEEIFAPVVTIYVYDDAKLEETLQLLDQTSPYALTGAIFARDRYTINQLTKALANTAGNFYINDKCTGAVVGHQPFGGARASGTNDKAGSLLNLIRWTSPRTIKESFTPPRDIKFPFLEAE; encoded by the coding sequence ATGTCAAACGCGATCTTCAGCCTGCCCGAGTCCCATAACGAGGCGATCCTGTCCTACGCGCCGGGATCGAAAGAGCGGGCGCTCCTCAAGGCTGAGCTGGAGCGGCAGTTCAATCAGGAAATCGAGATCCCGCTCATCATCGGCGGCAAGGAAGTGCGGACGGGCAAGATCCAGAAGGCCGTCTGCCCCCACGACCACCAGCACGTGCTGGCCCGCTACCACGAGGCGGGCGAGGCGGAGATCCGCCTGGCCATCGACGCCGCCCTGGCCGCGAAAAAGGACTGGGAGGCCACGCCCTGGCAGGATCGCGCCGCCATCTTCCACAAGATGGCCAGCCTGATTTCCGGCAAGTACCGCTACATCCTGAACGCTGCCACCATGCTCAACCAGTCGAAGAGTGCCTACCAGGCCGAGATCGACGCCACCTGCGAGACCGCCGACTTCCTCCGCTTCAATGCGAAGTTCATGGAGGACATCTATAAGCAGCAGCCCATCTCTGATCCCCATGTGTGGAACCGCGTGGACTATCGGCCGCTGGAAGGCTTCGTGCTCGCCGTGACGCCTTTCAACTTCACGGCCATCGGCGCCAACCTGGCCACGGCGCCCGCCATCATGGGCAACACGGTGGTGTGGAAGCCCGCGTCCACCTCGGTGCTCTCCAACTACTACCTCATGCAGCTCTTCAAGGAGGCGGGCCTGCCGGATGGCGTGATCAACTTCATCCCCGGCCGAGGCTCCGTGATCGGCAAGATCGTGCTGGATGATCCGAACTTCGCGGGCCTGCACTTCACGGGTTCCACCGGCGTGTTCAACAGCATGTGGAAGACCATCGGCGATAATCTCTCCCGCTACAAGAGCTATCCCCGCCTCGTGGGCGAGACCGGTGGCAAGGACTACATCTTCATGCACGCCTCCGCCGACTTGGAGGAGACCACCGCGGCCATCGTCCGCGCGGGTTTTGAATACCAGGGCCAGAAGTGCTCGGCCTGTTCCCGCGTCTACATTCCGGCCTCCCGCTGGGCCGAGGTGAAGGAGCGCATCCTGGCCCTCCTGGCCGAGATCAAGATGGGTGACGTGCGCGACTTCCGCAATTTCTTCAACGCCGTCATCGACGAGGCCGCGTTTGATCAGACCATGAAGTACATCGAGCTGGCCAGGAACGCCAAGGACGCCGAGATCATTGCCGGCGGCAAGGGCGACAAGAGCAAGGGCTACTTCATCGAACCCACGGTGGTCGTCACCACGGACCCCAAGTTCGTGACCATGGAGGAGGAGATCTTCGCGCCCGTCGTCACCATCTACGTCTACGACGACGCCAAACTGGAAGAGACGCTGCAGCTGCTGGACCAAACCTCGCCCTACGCCCTCACTGGCGCCATCTTCGCCCGGGACCGCTACACCATCAACCAGCTGACGAAGGCCTTGGCGAACACCGCCGGGAACTTCTACATCAATGACAAGTGCACCGGCGCGGTGGTGGGCCATCAGCCCTTCGGCGGCGCCCGCGCTTCCGGAACCAACGACAAGGCGGGCAGCCTGCTGAACTTGATCCGCTGGACGTCGCCGCGCACCATCAAGGAAAGCTTCACGCCGCCGCGGGACATCAAGTTCCCCTTCCTTGAAGCTGAGTAG
- a CDS encoding ABC transporter permease produces MDLIWEGLRKAIDLLLTLDPEVLRITLLSLKVSGIATALSVILGLGLALGVALNEFPGKRLVIALVNTGMGLPPVVVGLFVTVMLWRNGPFGFLGILYTPAAIILAQAVIATPIIAGLGLAALQHLPPGLRLQILSLGASRPQMIWLLLREARLPLLAAVMAGFGGVISEVGASIMVGGNLKGSTRVLTTATVMETSRGNFDVAFALSFILLLLALGVNALLTHLQQRSRPR; encoded by the coding sequence ATGGATCTGATCTGGGAGGGCTTGAGGAAGGCGATTGATCTGCTGCTCACGCTGGATCCTGAGGTCCTCCGGATCACCCTGCTCTCGCTGAAGGTATCGGGCATCGCGACCGCTTTGAGCGTCATCCTCGGGTTGGGTTTGGCCCTGGGGGTGGCGCTCAATGAGTTTCCCGGCAAACGCCTGGTCATCGCCCTGGTGAACACAGGCATGGGGCTGCCGCCCGTGGTGGTGGGCTTGTTTGTCACTGTCATGCTTTGGCGCAACGGGCCCTTCGGCTTCCTTGGCATCCTCTACACGCCCGCCGCCATCATCCTGGCCCAGGCCGTGATTGCCACGCCGATCATCGCGGGGCTGGGCCTGGCGGCGCTGCAGCACCTGCCACCGGGACTGCGCCTGCAGATCCTCTCCCTGGGCGCCAGCCGTCCGCAGATGATCTGGCTGCTGTTGCGGGAGGCGCGGCTCCCCCTGCTGGCAGCGGTCATGGCGGGCTTCGGCGGGGTCATCTCCGAAGTGGGCGCCTCCATCATGGTGGGCGGCAACCTCAAAGGCAGCACCCGAGTGCTGACCACGGCCACGGTGATGGAAACCAGCCGCGGCAACTTCGACGTGGCCTTCGCCCTCAGCTTCATCCTGCTGCTCCTGGCCCTTGGCGTGAACGCGCTGCTCACCCATCTGCAGCAGCGGAGCCGCCCACGATGA
- a CDS encoding ABC transporter ATP-binding protein, with product MSRPSVLQARGIRVRRGGAQVLEVPSLDLRAGEVLALMGPNGAGKSTLMLTLAGLLQPAEGTLHFHGTDLSARAEREVFRRRITMVFQDPLLFDATVAENIATGLRLRGLPKSERLPRVQEWAGRLGLGNLLDRSAKHLSGGEAQRTALARAFVLQPEILFLDEPFSSLDAPTREELIGDLGRLLAETETTAVIATHDQGKAARLAHRLAVMREGRIVQLGGLREVMNHPEDPFVASFMGMETLLKGQVVTCQDGLVSLRLRKVLGDREVQAIGEAQPGQTVLIGVRPEHVALSLQTDISSSVRNAFPGAVTKVIPRGPFYKIELDCGFFLTAFVTAQSLSELELQPGRAVVASFKATAVHLIRKEGLEPEV from the coding sequence ATGAGCCGCCCTTCGGTCCTTCAAGCACGCGGGATTCGGGTTCGCCGGGGGGGCGCCCAGGTGCTGGAGGTGCCGAGCCTCGATCTCCGCGCCGGTGAAGTGCTCGCCCTCATGGGGCCCAATGGCGCCGGCAAGAGCACCCTGATGCTCACCTTGGCAGGTCTGCTTCAACCGGCTGAAGGCACGCTGCACTTCCATGGCACCGACCTCAGTGCTCGCGCCGAGCGCGAGGTTTTCCGGCGCCGCATCACCATGGTGTTCCAGGATCCGCTGCTCTTCGACGCCACCGTGGCCGAGAACATCGCCACGGGTCTGAGACTGCGCGGCCTACCCAAATCTGAGCGGCTGCCCCGTGTGCAGGAGTGGGCCGGGCGGCTGGGGCTCGGGAATCTGCTGGATCGATCCGCCAAGCACCTGTCCGGCGGTGAAGCCCAGCGCACAGCCTTGGCCCGGGCCTTTGTTCTGCAACCGGAAATCCTTTTCCTGGATGAGCCGTTCTCGTCCCTGGATGCCCCGACGCGGGAGGAACTCATCGGAGATCTGGGTCGGCTGTTGGCGGAAACCGAAACCACCGCTGTGATTGCCACCCACGACCAGGGCAAGGCGGCCCGACTGGCGCATCGCCTGGCAGTGATGAGGGAGGGCCGCATCGTGCAGCTGGGTGGCCTGCGGGAGGTGATGAACCACCCGGAGGATCCCTTTGTGGCCTCCTTCATGGGCATGGAGACTCTGCTCAAGGGGCAGGTGGTGACCTGCCAGGACGGCCTGGTCTCGCTTCGCCTCCGCAAGGTTCTGGGGGACCGGGAAGTTCAGGCCATCGGTGAGGCCCAGCCCGGCCAAACCGTTCTCATCGGGGTGCGCCCTGAGCACGTGGCCCTGTCTTTACAGACCGATATCAGCAGCAGCGTGCGCAATGCCTTCCCCGGAGCTGTGACCAAGGTCATACCCCGGGGCCCTTTCTACAAGATCGAACTGGATTGCGGATTCTTTCTGACGGCCTTCGTGACCGCCCAATCCCTGTCAGAACTGGAGCTTCAGCCGGGGCGGGCGGTGGTGGCCTCCTTCAAGGCCACGGCCGTCCATCTCATCCGCAAGGAGGGCCTCGAACCGGAAGTGTGA
- a CDS encoding 4Fe-4S binding protein — MKQLVIDFQKCDAGRNCNHECELECAVRVFKVDDPKQAALQIKAYEDGGGHAVLCDQCGDCVVVCPTEALKRNKLGVVMIDKKVCVGCYMCIGFCEKEAFMRNSDWITPHKCTSCGICVKVCPHGALSIQEVPEPPVRII; from the coding sequence ATGAAACAGCTGGTGATCGATTTCCAGAAGTGCGACGCAGGGCGCAACTGCAATCACGAATGTGAGCTGGAGTGCGCGGTCCGGGTGTTCAAGGTCGATGACCCCAAACAGGCCGCCCTCCAGATCAAGGCCTACGAGGATGGCGGCGGCCATGCGGTGCTCTGCGACCAGTGTGGCGACTGTGTGGTGGTCTGCCCCACGGAGGCACTGAAGCGCAACAAGCTCGGCGTCGTCATGATCGACAAGAAGGTCTGCGTGGGCTGCTACATGTGCATCGGCTTCTGCGAGAAGGAGGCCTTCATGCGGAATTCCGATTGGATCACACCCCACAAGTGCACTTCCTGCGGCATCTGCGTGAAGGTGTGCCCCCACGGTGCGCTTTCCATCCAGGAAGTCCCCGAGCCGCCTGTCCGCATCATCTGA